A part of Vanessa tameamea isolate UH-Manoa-2023 chromosome 20, ilVanTame1 primary haplotype, whole genome shotgun sequence genomic DNA contains:
- the LOC113403783 gene encoding UDP-glucosyltransferase 2-like, which produces MSKWALVLVSFLSSLYLSNAYKVLFISPLPSKSHSILGEGVLNHLSRAGHEVTYIASIIPEKPIKGVSVIDVSDSVKLPTGMMNLKSIMDKTQSNDLFNMMPALMNMSRNTINNDGVKTLLSDKTKQFDVIIAEWMFNEVYAGFSGVFNCPLIWLSTIEPHWMVLQLVDEIPNPSYNVDSLSSNVPPLTFSQRLLELGLQIFGKLIQIFYTSGVEQEIYENHFVPHIRNRGYPVQPIEELKYNVSLVLSNSHVSMGVATRLPPNFIPIGGYHIDPVVKPLPKDLQNIMDNAKHGIIYFSMGSNLRSQHFPTEVKQELLNMFAELKQTVLWKFEEDLPNLPNNVHILKWAPQQSILAHKKCLLFITHGGLLSTTESIHFGVPIIGIPVFADQFVNVARGVKKGFAKKVDLSYTMAKDLRVAIQEMIHESRYMTKIKELSFIYHHRTVSPGQELVHWVEHVIKTGGARHLRTPALMTPWYQKVYLDLAIILLIIIIAIKYIFRYICCSNGNKVSASYKKKQN; this is translated from the exons atgtCGAAATGGGCGTTAGTCTTGGTGTCATTTCTATCATCTCTATATTTATCGAACGCATACAAAGTCCTGTTTATAAGTCCATTACCATCAAAGAGTCATTCGATTTTAGGGGAAGGAGTACTGAATCACTTATCTCGAGCTGGCCATGAG gtaacaTATATAGCAAGCATCATTCCCGAAAAACCTATAAAAGGAGTGTCTGTTATAGACGTAAGTGACAGTGTAAAATTGCCAA CTGGAATgatgaatttaaaatcaataatggaTAAGACGCAaagcaatgatttatttaatatgatgcCTGCCTTAATGAATATGAGTAGAAACACGATAAATAATGACGGCGTAAAAACACTTCTATCAGATAAAACCAAACAATTTGACGTCATTATTGCTGAGTGGATGTTTAATGAAGTCTATGCTGG ATTTTCAGGTGTATTTAACTGTCCATTAATTTGGCTTTCAACAATTGAGCCTCATTGGATGGTCTTACAATTAGTAGATGAAATTCCTAATCCTTCATATAACGTTGACAGCTTATCTAGCAACGTTCCACCGCTAACCTTTTCACAACGACTTTTGGAGCTAGGTCTTCAAATTTTTGGTAAACTTATTcaaatttt cTATACATCTGGCGTTGAACAGGAAATTTACGAAAATCATTTCGTACCACATATTCGCAATAGAGGTTATCCCGTACAACCCATCGAAGAGTTGAAGTATAATGTTTCGTTAGTTTTGAGCAATTCTCACGTCTCAATGGGTGTTGCAACACGATTACCACCAAACTTTATTCCGATCGGAGGTTACCATATCGATCCTGTCGTCAAGCCATTGCCAAag GATTTACAAAACATCATGGATAATGCAAAGCATGGAATCATCTACTTTAGTATGGGATCTAATTTGAGAAGCCAACATTTTCCCACCGAAGTGAAGCAGGAATTACTAAATATGTTCGctgaattaaaacaaactgTTTTGTGGAAATTCGAAGAAGATTTACCCAACCTACCAAACAATGTTCATATTCTAAAATGGGCCCCCCAACAAAGCATTTTAG CTCACAAAAAATGTCTCCTATTCATCACGCACGGTGGTCTGTTGTCTACTACTGAGTCAATACATTTTGGAGTCCCTATTATCGGTATACCAGTTTTTGCTGATCAGTTTGTAAATGTTGCTAGAGGTGTGAAAAAAGGTTTTGCTAAGAAAGTAGACTTATCATATACGATGGCCAAAGATTTAAGAGTAGCTATTCAAGAAATGATTCATGAATCAAG atacATGACCAAAATTAAGGAGTTATCCTTCATATATCATCACAGAACTGTTTCCCCAGGTCAAGAATTGGTTCATTGGGTGGAACACGTTATAAAAACGGGAGGCGCACGGCATTTGCGTACTCCAGCATTAATGACGCCCTGGTATCAAAAGGTCTACCTGGACCTGGCAATTATTCTGCTGATTATAATAATcgcgataaaatatatattcagataTATTTGTTGTTCAAATGGAAACAAAGTATCAGCTAGTTATAAAAAGAAGCAAAATTAG